A stretch of the Oncorhynchus clarkii lewisi isolate Uvic-CL-2024 chromosome 9, UVic_Ocla_1.0, whole genome shotgun sequence genome encodes the following:
- the LOC139416795 gene encoding coatomer subunit zeta-1-like isoform X2 yields the protein MDTEPSLYTVKAVLILDNDGERLYAKYYDDTYPSVKEQKAFEKNIFSKTHRTDSEIALLEGLTVVYKSNIDLFFYVVGSSHENELMLMAVLNCLFDSLSQMLRKNVERRALLENMEGLFLAVDEIVDGGVILESDPQQVVHRVALRGEDVPYSEQTVTQLQSSLVTPWYFENSASQTGSDSQLKQGLHLLVNVPKHIPEVNTLHREVVGSHLWCLGLERKVVWEGLCSGRVVHLIQGNVNDYRAKTPTDIPSLSMRWIGDNMNILF from the exons ATGGATACG GAACCGTCATTATACACCGTGAAAGCAGTCCTCATTCTGGATAATGATGGCGAACGACTCTATGCTAAA TATTATGATGACACCTACCCTTCAGTAAAGGAACAGAAAGCTTTTGAGAAGAACATCTTCAGCAAGACACATCGGACTGACA GTGAGATCGCTTTGCTAGAGGGCCTCACAGTTGTCTACAAGAGCAACATTGATCTCTTCTTCTATGTCGTTGGAAGCTCGCATGAAAATGAG TTGATGCTAATGGCTGTTCTAAACTGTCTGTTTGACTCACTGAGCCAAATGTTGAG AAAGAATGTTGAGCGGAGAGCTCTACTTGAGAATATGGAAGGTCTCTTTCTCGCTGTCGATGAAATTGTGGATGGGGG AGTGATTCTGGAAAGTGATCCTCAGCAAGTGGTCCACCGTGTGGCACTAAGG GGGGAAGATGTGCCCTACTCAGAGCAGACTGTCACCCAG TTGCAGAGTTCCCTTGTCACACCATGGTACTTCGAGAACTCTGCTAGCCAGACAGGGAGCGACTCACAGCTAAAGCAAGGGCTCCATCTTCTGGTCAATGTACCAAAACACATTCCTGAGGTTAACACTTTACAT AGAGAAGTGGTGGGAAGCCACCTGTGGTGCCTTGGCTTGGAAAGAAAGGTGGTCTGGGAAGGGCTGTGCTCCGGCCGCGTTGTCCATCTTATCCAGGGGAATGTGAATGACTATCGAGCCAAAACACCAACAGACATTCCCTCTCTCAGCATGAGGTGGATAGGGGACAACATGAACATTTTGTTCTAG
- the LOC139416795 gene encoding coatomer subunit zeta-1-like isoform X1: MDTVMLEPSLYTVKAVLILDNDGERLYAKYYDDTYPSVKEQKAFEKNIFSKTHRTDSEIALLEGLTVVYKSNIDLFFYVVGSSHENELMLMAVLNCLFDSLSQMLRKNVERRALLENMEGLFLAVDEIVDGGVILESDPQQVVHRVALRGEDVPYSEQTVTQLQSSLVTPWYFENSASQTGSDSQLKQGLHLLVNVPKHIPEVNTLHREVVGSHLWCLGLERKVVWEGLCSGRVVHLIQGNVNDYRAKTPTDIPSLSMRWIGDNMNILF, encoded by the exons ATGGATACGGTAATGCTG GAACCGTCATTATACACCGTGAAAGCAGTCCTCATTCTGGATAATGATGGCGAACGACTCTATGCTAAA TATTATGATGACACCTACCCTTCAGTAAAGGAACAGAAAGCTTTTGAGAAGAACATCTTCAGCAAGACACATCGGACTGACA GTGAGATCGCTTTGCTAGAGGGCCTCACAGTTGTCTACAAGAGCAACATTGATCTCTTCTTCTATGTCGTTGGAAGCTCGCATGAAAATGAG TTGATGCTAATGGCTGTTCTAAACTGTCTGTTTGACTCACTGAGCCAAATGTTGAG AAAGAATGTTGAGCGGAGAGCTCTACTTGAGAATATGGAAGGTCTCTTTCTCGCTGTCGATGAAATTGTGGATGGGGG AGTGATTCTGGAAAGTGATCCTCAGCAAGTGGTCCACCGTGTGGCACTAAGG GGGGAAGATGTGCCCTACTCAGAGCAGACTGTCACCCAG TTGCAGAGTTCCCTTGTCACACCATGGTACTTCGAGAACTCTGCTAGCCAGACAGGGAGCGACTCACAGCTAAAGCAAGGGCTCCATCTTCTGGTCAATGTACCAAAACACATTCCTGAGGTTAACACTTTACAT AGAGAAGTGGTGGGAAGCCACCTGTGGTGCCTTGGCTTGGAAAGAAAGGTGGTCTGGGAAGGGCTGTGCTCCGGCCGCGTTGTCCATCTTATCCAGGGGAATGTGAATGACTATCGAGCCAAAACACCAACAGACATTCCCTCTCTCAGCATGAGGTGGATAGGGGACAACATGAACATTTTGTTCTAG
- the LOC139416795 gene encoding coatomer subunit zeta-1-like isoform X3, translating into MDTVMLEPSLYTVKAVLILDNDGERLYAKYYDDTYPSVKEQKAFEKNIFSKTHRTDSEIALLEGLTVVYKSNIDLFFYVVGSSHENELMLMAVLNCLFDSLSQMLRKNVERRALLENMEGLFLAVDEIVDGGVILESDPQQVVHRVALRGEDVPYSEQTVTQLQSSLVTPWYFENSASQTGSDSQLKQGLHLLVNVPKHIPEVNTLHKQNEILSHPGLCPAVL; encoded by the exons ATGGATACGGTAATGCTG GAACCGTCATTATACACCGTGAAAGCAGTCCTCATTCTGGATAATGATGGCGAACGACTCTATGCTAAA TATTATGATGACACCTACCCTTCAGTAAAGGAACAGAAAGCTTTTGAGAAGAACATCTTCAGCAAGACACATCGGACTGACA GTGAGATCGCTTTGCTAGAGGGCCTCACAGTTGTCTACAAGAGCAACATTGATCTCTTCTTCTATGTCGTTGGAAGCTCGCATGAAAATGAG TTGATGCTAATGGCTGTTCTAAACTGTCTGTTTGACTCACTGAGCCAAATGTTGAG AAAGAATGTTGAGCGGAGAGCTCTACTTGAGAATATGGAAGGTCTCTTTCTCGCTGTCGATGAAATTGTGGATGGGGG AGTGATTCTGGAAAGTGATCCTCAGCAAGTGGTCCACCGTGTGGCACTAAGG GGGGAAGATGTGCCCTACTCAGAGCAGACTGTCACCCAG TTGCAGAGTTCCCTTGTCACACCATGGTACTTCGAGAACTCTGCTAGCCAGACAGGGAGCGACTCACAGCTAAAGCAAGGGCTCCATCTTCTGGTCAATGTACCAAAACACATTCCTGAGGTTAACACTTTACAT AAGCAGAATGAAATCCTTTCACATCCAGGTCTGTGCCCTGCTGTGCTGTAG
- the LOC139416795 gene encoding coatomer subunit zeta-1-like isoform X5, with product MFPLEPSLYTVKAVLILDNDGERLYAKYYDDTYPSVKEQKAFEKNIFSKTHRTDSEIALLEGLTVVYKSNIDLFFYVVGSSHENELMLMAVLNCLFDSLSQMLRKNVERRALLENMEGLFLAVDEIVDGGVILESDPQQVVHRVALRGEDVPYSEQTVTQVLQSAKEQIKWSLLR from the exons ATGTTTCCGCTA GAACCGTCATTATACACCGTGAAAGCAGTCCTCATTCTGGATAATGATGGCGAACGACTCTATGCTAAA TATTATGATGACACCTACCCTTCAGTAAAGGAACAGAAAGCTTTTGAGAAGAACATCTTCAGCAAGACACATCGGACTGACA GTGAGATCGCTTTGCTAGAGGGCCTCACAGTTGTCTACAAGAGCAACATTGATCTCTTCTTCTATGTCGTTGGAAGCTCGCATGAAAATGAG TTGATGCTAATGGCTGTTCTAAACTGTCTGTTTGACTCACTGAGCCAAATGTTGAG AAAGAATGTTGAGCGGAGAGCTCTACTTGAGAATATGGAAGGTCTCTTTCTCGCTGTCGATGAAATTGTGGATGGGGG AGTGATTCTGGAAAGTGATCCTCAGCAAGTGGTCCACCGTGTGGCACTAAGG GGGGAAGATGTGCCCTACTCAGAGCAGACTGTCACCCAG GTGCTACAGTCTGCCAAGGAACAGATCAAATGGTCTCTGCTACGATAG
- the LOC139416795 gene encoding coatomer subunit zeta-1-like isoform X6, whose product MDTEPSLYTVKAVLILDNDGERLYAKYYDDTYPSVKEQKAFEKNIFSKTHRTDSEIALLEGLTVVYKSNIDLFFYVVGSSHENELMLMAVLNCLFDSLSQMLRKNVERRALLENMEGLFLAVDEIVDGGVILESDPQQVVHRVALRGEDVPYSEQTVTQVLQSAKEQIKWSLLR is encoded by the exons ATGGATACG GAACCGTCATTATACACCGTGAAAGCAGTCCTCATTCTGGATAATGATGGCGAACGACTCTATGCTAAA TATTATGATGACACCTACCCTTCAGTAAAGGAACAGAAAGCTTTTGAGAAGAACATCTTCAGCAAGACACATCGGACTGACA GTGAGATCGCTTTGCTAGAGGGCCTCACAGTTGTCTACAAGAGCAACATTGATCTCTTCTTCTATGTCGTTGGAAGCTCGCATGAAAATGAG TTGATGCTAATGGCTGTTCTAAACTGTCTGTTTGACTCACTGAGCCAAATGTTGAG AAAGAATGTTGAGCGGAGAGCTCTACTTGAGAATATGGAAGGTCTCTTTCTCGCTGTCGATGAAATTGTGGATGGGGG AGTGATTCTGGAAAGTGATCCTCAGCAAGTGGTCCACCGTGTGGCACTAAGG GGGGAAGATGTGCCCTACTCAGAGCAGACTGTCACCCAG GTGCTACAGTCTGCCAAGGAACAGATCAAATGGTCTCTGCTACGATAG
- the LOC139416795 gene encoding coatomer subunit zeta-1-like isoform X4, which yields MDTVMLEPSLYTVKAVLILDNDGERLYAKYYDDTYPSVKEQKAFEKNIFSKTHRTDSEIALLEGLTVVYKSNIDLFFYVVGSSHENELMLMAVLNCLFDSLSQMLRKNVERRALLENMEGLFLAVDEIVDGGVILESDPQQVVHRVALRGEDVPYSEQTVTQVLQSAKEQIKWSLLR from the exons ATGGATACGGTAATGCTG GAACCGTCATTATACACCGTGAAAGCAGTCCTCATTCTGGATAATGATGGCGAACGACTCTATGCTAAA TATTATGATGACACCTACCCTTCAGTAAAGGAACAGAAAGCTTTTGAGAAGAACATCTTCAGCAAGACACATCGGACTGACA GTGAGATCGCTTTGCTAGAGGGCCTCACAGTTGTCTACAAGAGCAACATTGATCTCTTCTTCTATGTCGTTGGAAGCTCGCATGAAAATGAG TTGATGCTAATGGCTGTTCTAAACTGTCTGTTTGACTCACTGAGCCAAATGTTGAG AAAGAATGTTGAGCGGAGAGCTCTACTTGAGAATATGGAAGGTCTCTTTCTCGCTGTCGATGAAATTGTGGATGGGGG AGTGATTCTGGAAAGTGATCCTCAGCAAGTGGTCCACCGTGTGGCACTAAGG GGGGAAGATGTGCCCTACTCAGAGCAGACTGTCACCCAG GTGCTACAGTCTGCCAAGGAACAGATCAAATGGTCTCTGCTACGATAG